From the Lysinibacillus fusiformis genome, the window TTATTGCCAATACATTTTTTGCAGCAGCAGCTGGTGTAGTGGCTACTGCCTTCTATACAAAATTCCGTTACGGACATATCGATGGCTCTCTTACATTAAATGGCGCATTAGCAGGGCTTGTAGGGATTACTGCTGGTGCAGCAAATGTCAGCATTTTTGGCTCGCTTATCATTGGCTTAATTGCTGCACCCCTACTTGTCGAAGGAGTACGCTTCCTAGAGTGGAAACTAAAAGTTGATGATCCTGTTGGAGCGATTGCTGTTCATGGTATTTGTGGTATTTGGGGAACACTGGCAGTTGGTCTATTTGATGTTGGAGGTCAAGGCTTATTCTACGGCGGTGGTATTGGTCTATTTGGTATTCAAGCAATCGGTGTTATTGCAACTATTGCTTGGGTTAGTGTATCAGTAGCAGTTGGCTTATTGATCATCAAAGCATTTATTCCACTACGCGTAACGGCTGAAGAAGAAATTGCTGGGTTAGATGTAATGGAACACGGAACGCCTGCCTATGAATACCAAGATATTTTCAAAAGCTCTGCTGTACGAGGAGAAACCTTTGCTCATCGTTTAACACATTTCGGTAAAACACAGAATAATGTTCAAGAAGAACAACATGTATAGCAAATAGAAAAATCTGCTCCTTTATCTTTGGATAGTGGGGCAGATTTCTTTTTGGTGAACTCCTACCTTGTTCATTTACGGAGGAGGCAAGTTTCTTTGTTTGAAGTGATCGAATCTATAGAAAAAGTGCTCTTTATTTTACTAAAAGCGATCAATTTTTTAGCAAAAGTGCTCTTTCCTTTGTTTGAACCGCTCTTTCCCTTACCAAAAGCGCTCTTTCCTTTGTTTGAACCGCTCTTTTCCTTATCAAAAGCGCTCTTTCCTTTGTTTGAACCGCTCTTTTCCTTACCAAAAGCGCTCTTTCCTTTGTTAGAGCCGCTCTTTCCCTTTAATTTAGCAACCGATTACCTTTTATAATTAAATTATTTCGCTTCAATCGATCTATTCCTTCTCTAATTCAAGTAAAAACTGCTTCATAGCTAGTCCACTTCTGAAGCCTGTTAATTGACCATTTTTACCAATGACGCGATGACATGGAATAATCGCTAGTATTGGGTTTGCTCCAATAGCAGTCCCTACAGCTCTAACTGCTTTCGGATTACCAATGCGTTGTGCGATATTTCCATAGGACGTTGTTGTCCCATAGGGTAATTCCTTTAAAGCATCCCAAACTGCTAATTGAAATGTTGTTCCTTTCACATGGATTGGCAGGTCAAACTCAGTAAGTTCCTTCTTAAAATAAGCTGTTAGCTGATCTTTATATGGTTGCAATTTTTCTGAACTCTCTTCAAAGCAATATCCTTTAAAGGGTTTTTTAGCCCAATCTTGCACTTCATCGAATGATGCATTGGGGGTGCCTATATAAACAAGGCCTTTGTCTGAAGCCACTACATACATATCACCTTGTGCATACGTTAATGTATCGAAATACAATATTTCCATTCCCAAATCCCCTTCTTTCTTCTATTTCAACTGCAGCTTCCAGTCATGTCATGCTACAGTTATTTTACTGACTATAACAAAGGAGTTTCAATAGATGAATACGTTATATGAGCCTGCCATTCACTTTCAACAAGTTCATTTTTCAGTAAATGATAAAATGATCTTAAAGTCAATTACTGGGTCATTTCCAAAAGGGCAAATCACCACTCTCGTTGGCCCTTCTGGTGCTGGTAAAACAACGTTACTTAAATTATGTAATGGCCTTCTTTCACCAACAAATGGGCATATACTCGTTAATAATCAGCCTATTTCTACATATGAGCCTACAGCTTTAAGAAGACATGTTGGCATTGCTTTACAAGCAGCTCCTATGCTAGCAGGTACAGTGTTAGAGAATCTCGCCCTTCCCCGTACACTGCAAGGACAAAAACTTTCGCAACAGGAGGCTGTTCAATATTTAGAAGACGTTGGGTTAAACGAAAGCTTCTTACATCAATCTACAAATGAACTATCAGGCGGACAACGTCAAAAGGTATCTATTGCACGGACGCTTATCAATCAATCCTCTATTTTATTATTAGACGAAATAACATCTGCCCTGGATCGTCAATCCGTACAGGACATAGAAAAATTGATTGTCACCATTAACAAAAAATACAATGTCACCATGATTTGGATTACGCATAATTTGCAACAAGCATTAACGATTGGTCACTATACATGGGTTATGATGAATGGGGAGTTAATTGAAACTGGTAAAAGTACTTTGCTCAGTGCACCAACGAATCCACGTGTTGCAGAGTTTGTACAGGGGGTAAACAAATGACCTATACAGCTTTATCACTGACATTAATTTTTGTTTGTATTCCTTTACTCTTATCCAAAATATTAAAGTTAGAGCTTGAAAAAGATACGCTCATTGCAACATTGCGCTCCATCTTTCAATTGCTTGCAGTCGGCTATATATTAAAATTTGTCTTTGACGCAAATAGTTACATCTATATTTTTCTCATGGTAGCGCTAATGATTATCGTTGCTACCTTCAATGCAAGGAAAAAAGGAACAGGTATAAAAGGAATCACTTGGAAAATAGCACTGACGCTTATTGTGATAGAAATGGTTACACAAGGTGTCTTGCTAGGCTTTAAAATTGTTCCAGCAACTGCTCAGTATATCATCCCGATTAGCGGGATGTTAATCGGTAATTCCATGGTGCTATCCATTTTATTCTTAAATCGTTTTATAGCTGAAATTACTAGTCAGAAAGATCAAATGGAACTAATTTTATCGCTAGGTGGCACTCCAAAACAAGCGATTCATCGCCAATTGATTAATGCCATAAAAGCTAGTATGATTCCTACTATTGAGAGTCAAAAAACAATCGGCTTAGTACAGCTACCAGGTATGATGAGTGGTCAGATTATCGGGGGAGCTGACCCTATTCATGCGGTCCAATTTCAACTTTTAATCATCTTTGCTCTCTTAACAACTGCAACATTATCCAGTATTATGATTGGTTTTTTAAGCTATCCTGCGCTATTTA encodes:
- a CDS encoding methylated-DNA--[protein]-cysteine S-methyltransferase, which encodes MEILYFDTLTYAQGDMYVVASDKGLVYIGTPNASFDEVQDWAKKPFKGYCFEESSEKLQPYKDQLTAYFKKELTEFDLPIHVKGTTFQLAVWDALKELPYGTTTSYGNIAQRIGNPKAVRAVGTAIGANPILAIIPCHRVIGKNGQLTGFRSGLAMKQFLLELEKE
- a CDS encoding ABC transporter ATP-binding protein, translating into MNTLYEPAIHFQQVHFSVNDKMILKSITGSFPKGQITTLVGPSGAGKTTLLKLCNGLLSPTNGHILVNNQPISTYEPTALRRHVGIALQAAPMLAGTVLENLALPRTLQGQKLSQQEAVQYLEDVGLNESFLHQSTNELSGGQRQKVSIARTLINQSSILLLDEITSALDRQSVQDIEKLIVTINKKYNVTMIWITHNLQQALTIGHYTWVMMNGELIETGKSTLLSAPTNPRVAEFVQGVNK
- a CDS encoding ABC transporter permease — its product is MTYTALSLTLIFVCIPLLLSKILKLELEKDTLIATLRSIFQLLAVGYILKFVFDANSYIYIFLMVALMIIVATFNARKKGTGIKGITWKIALTLIVIEMVTQGVLLGFKIVPATAQYIIPISGMLIGNSMVLSILFLNRFIAEITSQKDQMELILSLGGTPKQAIHRQLINAIKASMIPTIESQKTIGLVQLPGMMSGQIIGGADPIHAVQFQLLIIFALLTTATLSSIMIGFLSYPALFNERMQLLEMK